In a genomic window of Erigeron canadensis isolate Cc75 chromosome 5, C_canadensis_v1, whole genome shotgun sequence:
- the LOC122600248 gene encoding transcription factor MYB8-like: protein MGRRPCCSKVGLHRGAWSSEEDQLLVNYIQAHGEGQWRALPSKAGLLRCGKSCRLRWMNYLRPGIKRGNFTTEENDLIIRLHSLHGNRWSHIASEIPGRTDNEIKNHWNAHIKKKLLQNENDPKTSKNNKKTKRKNNKKKQQQHPEDDIIKEEKPSQEKSMEVKLVESAAASSSSATTLSSNYKSVADDHNGMASSSSGASSSCTVDFNDADFDFSWPNLSPFLDGRYDYDFLIDGCDVVMAKDDDENLMLDKLYHEYQNLLNHEDVVDKDLLTS from the exons ATGGGTAGAAGACCTTGCTGTTCAAAGGTTGGTTTACACCGTGGTGCATGGTCCTCTGAAGAAGACCAACTCCTTGTTAACTACATTCAAGCTCATGGTGAAGGTCAATGGCGAGCATTGCCTTCTAAAGCcg GATTGCTAAGATGTGGGAAAAGTTGTAGGTTAAGATGGATGAACTATCTAAGGCCAGGTATTAAGAGAGGAAACTTTACAACCGAAGAGAATGACCTCATTATCCGACTTCATTCCCTCCACGGAAACCGGTGGTCCCACATTGCCTCCGAGATTCCGGGTCGAACCGACAATGAGATCAAGAACCACTGGAATGCccacatcaaaaaaaaattgctCCAAAATGAAAACGACCCAAAAACatctaaaaataacaaaaagaccAAAAGGAAAAACAACAAGAAGAAGCAGCAGCAGCATCCAGAAGATGACATCATCAAGGAAGAAAAACCAAGCCAAGAAAAGTCAATGGAAGTCAAACTTGTCGAATCTGCTGCggcttcttcttcatcagcCACCACATTGTCATCTAATTACAAGAGTGTTGCGGATGATCATAACGGGATGGCAAGTAGTAGTAGTGGTGCATCATCAAGCTGTACAGTTGACTTTAATGATGCTGACTTTGACTTTTCTTGGCCAAACTTGTCTCCGTTTTTGGACGGTCGATATGATTATGATTTCTTGATAGACGGTTGCGATGTTGTTATGGCAAAAGATGATGACGAAAACTTAATGCTCGATAAGCTCTACCATGAATACCAAAATCTACTCAATCATGAAGATGTGGTAGACAAGGATCTTTTAActagttaa